The Brachyhypopomus gauderio isolate BG-103 chromosome 2, BGAUD_0.2, whole genome shotgun sequence genome contains a region encoding:
- the cep126 gene encoding centrosomal protein of 126 kDa: MEVLKDHLFYSSIKSGQDAEVEDDRRLLLQEQKSCRARARKLSLETNQRRKAQEEKRRQWDVQEEILRENILQQRKQRLQEATERFQRAHLPPSQKRRPASGKGATNLDEALSHIHGALSSYAYQSSFLSSAPNLSRGGSPSLKPPGGSNGSRNTRALSAAEAYAKLVQERNLVDFKSSQLHFLNQPQKVEPPVKDLEQARPQEHHDAVFSCTESLSSLDSLEPVPEVVQQVHNDNPTFCSSSSLGVQEVHEAKRPSSPPPRSFLEKVLSQQSNPSSSPPSSVLKNESSDEEQSIQDLTHAVEHCGLVEQSQGHNMQATPSCYQNLAANTGHMTSCYGRAAQGNIVRDKGAVVTHCKTQTTPDTTPLEFSRLIQESDPSLLMKALEGKHVKPPPETDAACKCRNREDLFRVSSSIAADQNAQRNPALQKVAIDGSSQSHKSEPDGEAIIPMREARLQSNVKVWKRGDSLVPGDESSDGQVTEASIPESSSTTEEPEKMPTEPVATRQAPRSGDVRFLKGILKKQSKYVARNVKFSYRPGHFVFTRQVAMSIRDSMELARAKVRDPGSNKGPKKKLRWFDEVNSNEEEDEERVKKNSNKPPATKNQLPPPQQPLGDHLQGLYWSAYANVPTHTPKTSMTSHGPVSTRQAWSDGGSQEGGRQEQAESRPQRAAPRAAPPRVPRRVRSSHIYRARRGAVIRPQSTSEARHVIGAQGLTMVPRPPPRSELAEDSSNKAPINIARMGYSEDPPAGKSGLASEEVARKDSPDSQPLPPRQIFHTEGGTQFSTMPSSYAYTYETVAKGVYTLFQANAKGGGAKSGPPHRENSICLDRTPTDEEISLLWHGVRSALASKDGETRSFLTNSSLSASPQAHASLSHVAINGVKAVTRIGGVFLNPSNTRSPVKRPTVENNMIKSRTHVDHGRIYAATPGPKSQCFHQATELVSGYKTDQTLHDEVVLETGGQGVLDTSAEPQRTNAVQQPWGKAFGLSALSLEEQRLLQSLDRLNERLQNVQDVATGNTALKGVFALDAAYNQSPQTGEALGVTLRRYRVGSADSRSGSHRRY, from the exons ATGGAGGTCCTGAAGGATCATCTCTTCTACTC AAGCATTAAATCTGGTCAGGACGCAGAGGTTGAAGATGACAGGCGATTACTGTTGCAGGAACAGAAGTCCTGTCGGGCTCGTGCCCGCAAATTGTCCTTGGAAACAAATCAACGCAGAAA agctcaggaggagaagagaaggcAGTGGGATGTTCAGGAGGAGATACTGCGGGAGAATATTCTTCAGCAGCGCAAGCAGAGGTTACAGGAGGCCACAGAGCGCTTTCAGAGGGCACATCTCCCTCCTTCACAGAAGAGGAGGCCAG CCTCTGGTAAAGGAGCAACCAACTTAGATGAAGCACTCAGTCATATTCATGGGGCCCTGAGCTCATATGCTTATCAGTCTTCATTCTTGTCCAGTGCCCCCAACCTAAGCAG GGGTGGCAGTCCCTCACTTAAGCCACCAGGAGGCTCTAACGGCTCTCGCAACACGCGAGCGCTTTCTGCGGCTGAGGCCTATGCCAAGCTCGTGCAGGAGAGAAACCTAGTTGACTTTAAGAGCAGCCAGCTGCACTTCCTCAACCAGCCGCAGAAAGTCGAGCCTCCAGTGAAGGACCTTGAACAGGCCCGTCCACAG GAGCATCATGATGCTGTCTTTAGCTGTACAGAAAGCCTTTCTAGCCTGGATAGCCTGGAGCCTGTCCCAGAGGTAGTCCAGCAGGTCCATAATGACAACCCCACCTTCTGCTCTAGTTCCTCTCTGGGTGTGCAAGAGGTCCATGAAGCCAAGAGACCCTCATCGCCTCCACCAAGGAGCTTCCTGGAGAAGGTGTTAAGTCAGCAGAGCAACCCCAGTTCTAGTCCCCCATCATCTGTGCTTAAAAATGAGTCGTCAGATGAGGAGCAGAGCATCCAGGATCTCACGCATGCAGTGGAGCATTGTGGCCTGGTGGAGCAGTCCCAGGGCCACAACATGCAGGCTACTCCCAGCTGTTACCAGAACTTGGCTGCTAACACAGGACATATGACTTCTTGTTATGGCCGGGCTGCTCAAGGGAATATTGTAAGAGACAAAGGTGCTGTGGTCACCCACTGCAAAACACAGACCACACCAGACACTACACCTCTGGAATTCTCCAGGCTGATTCAAGAGTCAGACCCTTCCCTTCTGATGAAAGCCCTGGAAGGAAAACATGTGAAACCTCCACCAGAGACGGACGCTGCCTGCAAATGCAGAAATAGGGAGGATTTATTCAGGGTCTCTTCTAGTATTGCTGCTGACCAGAATGCTCAAAGGAACCCAGCATTACAGAAGGTAGCAATTGATGGATCTTCCCAGTCGCATAAGAGTGAACCAGATGGAGAAGCCATAATTCCCATGAGAGAAGCCAGACTTCAGAGCAATGTGAAAGTGTGGAAGAGAGGAGATTCTTTGGTCCCAGGAGATGAATCCAGTGATGGTCAAGTAACCGAGGCCTCTATTCCCGAGTCTTCCAGTACCACAGAGGAGCCAGAGAAGATGCCAACGGAGCCTGTGGCCACCCGTCAAGCCCCCCGAAGTGGTGACGTGCGCTTCCTCAAAGGAATACTTAAGAAACAGTCCAAGTATGTTGCAAGAAATGTCAAGTTTTCTTATAGGCCGGGCCATTTTGTTTTCACCAGACAAGTGGCCATGTCTATCAGGGACAGCATGGAGCTTGCCAGGGCAAAAGTCCGAGATCCAGGCAGCAACAAGGGACCAAAGAAGAAACTGCGTTGGTTCGATGAGGTGAATAgcaatgaggaagaggatgaagagagAGTGAAGAAAAACTCAAACAAGCCACCAGCAACCAAGAATCAACTTCCTCCACCTCAACAGCCTTTAGGAGATCATCTACAGGGACTATACTGGTCCGCCTATGCAaacgtacccacacacacaccaaagaccAGTATGACCTCACATGGACCAGTCAGCACCAGGCAGGCCTGGTCAGACGGTGGATCTCAGGAGGGAGGGCGGCAGGAGCAGGCCGAGTCCAGGCCCCAGAGAGCAGCCCCTCGTGCAGCACCGCCGCGAGTTCCCCGGAGGGTGCGCTCAAGCCACATTTATCGGGCCAGGAGGGGCGCCGTCATCAGGCCGCAGTCGACTAGCGAGGCACGTCATGTGATTGGAGCCCAAGGGCTGACCATGGTACCTCGACCTCCTCCTCGATCTGAGCTGGCAGAAGACAGTTCAAACAAGGCCCCCATAAACATTGCCAGGATGGGCTATAGCGAAGACCCCCCCGCCGGCAAATCAGGGCTGGCATCAGAGGAGGTTGCTCGCAAGGACAGTCCAGACAGTCAGCCTCTACCTCCACGACAAATCTTCCACACAGAGGGAGGCACTCAGTTTTCCACAATGCCGTCCTCCTACGCCTACACGTATGAGACAGTGGCCAAAGGTGTATACACCCTCTTCCAGGCAAATGccaagggaggcggagccaagAGTGGGCCCCCGCATAGGGAGAACAGCATCTGCTTGGATCGCACGCCAACAGATGAGGAGATCTCACTGCTATGGCATGGAGTTCGTAGCGCCTTAGCCAGCAAAGACG GTGAGACTCGAAGCTTCCTGACTAACAGCTCATTGTCTGCTTCTCCTCAAGCCCATGCCAGTTTGTCCCATGTTGCTATCAACGGCGTCAAAGCAGTCACAAGAATCGGGGGCGTTTTTCTCAACCCTTCAAACA CGAGGAGTCCAGTGAAGAGACCAACTGTAGAGAATAATATGATAAAGAGCAGAACCCATGTTGATCATGGCAGGATCTATGCTGCAACACCAGGGCCCAAATCCCAGTGTTTTCACCAG GCTACAGAGCTCGTAAGTGGATACAAAACAGACCAGACACTGCATGATGAAG TGGTACTGGAGACCGGCGGACAGGGAGTCCTGGACACGTCTGCTGAGCCCCAGAGGACCAACGCGGTTCAGCAGCCGTGGGGCAAGGCGTTCGGCCTCAGCGCCCTCTCCCTGGAGGAGCAGAGACTCCTGCAGTCCCTGGACCGGCTCAACGAACGCCTGCAGA ATGTGCAGGATGTGGCTACAGGTAACACTGCACTCAAGGGTGTGTTTGCCCTGGACGCCGCATAT AACCAGTCCCCCCAGACAGGTGAGGCGTTGGGTGTCACCCTGCGCCGATACCGCGTGGGCTCAGCCGACAGCCGCTCCGGCTCTCACAGACGCTACTGA
- the LOC143508651 gene encoding uncharacterized protein LOC143508651, whose amino-acid sequence MLPPPAGTRHTRDEMLPPPAGTRHTRDEMLPPPAGTRHMCDEMLPPPAGTRHETLPPAATRTSATEATTGPTRRLSLPGYDGEADWAAFEAQLDAVANYESWSDAETAVQLCLVLRGPALRVLVGLPAEDRNALTPLKAALRSRFGRQPDESTAKQLLAGRRRARGEGLRVLASELALLVRLAYPLFPREAQRQLELDFFLGAVEPAELRRHVRPYNPTTLDAAVDEAVRAEQIFTGDCLNRMPRQTRPHDRQASHRLVCWNCGAHGHKASQCNGSGNEQGAAR is encoded by the coding sequence ATGTTACCACCACCCGCTGGGACGCGCCACACGCGCGACGAGATGCTACCACCACCCGCTGGGACGCGCCACACGCGCGACGAGATGTTACCACCGCCCGCTGGGACGCGCCACATGTGCGATGAGATGTTACCACCACCCGCCGGGACGCGCCACGAGACGTTACCTCCCGCCGCCACGCGTACATCGGCAACGGAAGCGACGACCGGCCCGACACGCCGGCTCAGCCTGCCTGGCTATGACGGCGAAGCGGATTGGGCAGCGTTCGAGGCTCAGCTCGATGCCGTCGCCAACTACGAAAGCTGGTCGGACGCTGAGACGGCGGTTCAACTGTGCCTGGTGCTACGGGGACCTGCGCTCAGGGTTCTAGTCGGGCTCCCAGCGGAGGATAGGAACGCGCTGACGCCACTCAAAGCGGCACTGAGGAGCAGGTTCGGGCGGCAACCGGACGAGTCGACGGCGAAGCAGCTCTTGGCGGGACGTCGCCGTGCTCGGGGAGAAGGCCTGAGAGTGTTGGCGTCGGAGCTGGCACTGTTGGTTCGCCTGGCCTACCCCCTGTTCCCACGCGAGGCCCAACGGCAGTtagaactagatttttttctggGCGCGGTGGAGCCGGCTGAGCTGAGGAGACACGTCCGCCCGTACAACCCGACCACTCTCGACGCTGCCGTGGACGAGGCCGTCAGGGCAGAACAAATCTTCACCGGTGACTGCCTTAACAGGATGCCCCGTCAGACCCGCCCACACGACCGCCAAGCAAGCCACCGACTGGTCTGCTGGAATTGCGGGGCTCACGGCCACAAAGCCAGCCAGTGCAACGGCTCGGGAAACGAGCAAGGAGCCGCCCGGTGA